The region AATTTAGCTCCTTTAAAATTTGCTCTTTTAACTCAAACATACCTGCAAGCAGATACAAAAACTCACGCTCGTCTTTTTGAAATTTGATAGTGCTTGCTAGCTTTTTGATAAATTTATCAGCCTGATTGCGGCTTAAATTTAATCCAAAAAGAGCTTTAAAAAGCCCAAGCCTATATAGATATCTAGCTCCCACATCTTGAAATTTGGCTCTAAAAAGCTTCATTAGCTCAGCTGATATCCTATCCTTGCTAAGATCGTCTATGCTAAGAGTTTTCATTAGTTTTAATGTCTTTGGTGCAACCATAAAATTTAGCCTAGCGCTAAACTGCACAGCCCTTAAAACTCTAAGACTATCTTCGCAAAATTTCTCATCATCAATATGCCTTAAAACTCCCTTTTTAAGATCGCTCATCCCGCCGTTAAAGTCTAAAATTTCGCCGCTAAAGATGTTTATCATTATGGAGTTTATAGTAAAATCCCTGCGCTTTGAAGCCTGCTTTTCGTCATTACAGTAACTTACTTCAAACGCCTTATGACCATCGCCTACTTTACTTTCGGTGCGAGGCAAGGATAGATCAAAATTTTCAAATTTATAGACAAAGTAGCTTTTCCCAACTCCACTTGCACCGTTTTCATTCATCAAAGCATCAAATTTGGCAGGTTCAATATCATAAATTTCTATATCAAAGTCTGTTTTTTCGGGTTTAAATTTCGCTTTTAAGCCGGTAGCTCTAAGCTCGCCAAGAAGTATATCGCGCACAACTCCGCCTACCAGATATGCGCGATTGGTATGAGGCGAGAGTATATCTCGCACTCTATTTAGTTCATTTAGTTTGGAGATTTTCGAGCCTATTTTCGACATTTGCAAGCACAAATTCCAAAAATTTTAGCGTAAGTTCAAGTCTGTCTTCTAAATTTTCCCTGCCGGTTGCGTTTAGTCCTTCAAAAAGCACTAAAATTCGCTCTTTGAGATTGCGTAAAAATATCTCTTCGCCGTTTATCTCGCCGTTAATTTTACTCTCTTCTATGATTATAGGTTGCCCTGCAGGCTCTTTTAGCCCATGCTCTTTAGCGTTTTCAAGCTCTGCGGCAACCTCGTCGATAGCCATTTTTGCAATATCTTCAAGTTTCAT is a window of Campylobacter sp. CCUG 57310 DNA encoding:
- a CDS encoding CCA tRNA nucleotidyltransferase gives rise to the protein MSKIGSKISKLNELNRVRDILSPHTNRAYLVGGVVRDILLGELRATGLKAKFKPEKTDFDIEIYDIEPAKFDALMNENGASGVGKSYFVYKFENFDLSLPRTESKVGDGHKAFEVSYCNDEKQASKRRDFTINSIMINIFSGEILDFNGGMSDLKKGVLRHIDDEKFCEDSLRVLRAVQFSARLNFMVAPKTLKLMKTLSIDDLSKDRISAELMKLFRAKFQDVGARYLYRLGLFKALFGLNLSRNQADKFIKKLASTIKFQKDEREFLYLLAGMFELKEQILKELNLPNSFKACFTQPFFSRRVSDKELLEISLKMPLKEWLGLNSASLVKRAKKFGIYDKKFDTKIDSAAVIKEGFKNEQIAAEILRRQRLAIDEFLKDFAR